A genome region from Sporosarcina sp. ANT_H38 includes the following:
- a CDS encoding SWIM zinc finger family protein, with translation MNMTVERVSYLHENEINEFMNAIKHALRPDIESNALEVRRAVALVRNGATNSYRYAPSEGAVIATLLGVDSENVRLSFNNVDANCTCGYAGWCSHRVAVVFHLYSQHKSLNDWLHEWRRTESQQMALSIAERTPDAWIDVLTRLTQPLRTIDMAENPGVFIHESTIVNQKATPLIPFEYEWKPLFELYYRLHVLDAGWAYVKSHLSAEPTSFFYGKWYVQNWLTEQLGKLNDSVNAIGAKPKLFEADAFHERVKDLVRTFALGNSGLFQERFHVYRLFWQQLFPFRAARDAELTILTNEDSEEARIFIAFFHLIQGEHDELSELVNHVTAANVATWLPLAKLAENNEETDALAIIMHALLPFIGDYVNESVLLSSRPAFVRDIDGLFEAADFSEELRESMFAQYGEPGVDVYADFLVERERFGEWAALMHRYGVSYEGAEAGGLKVALASDPSAVMPLLHTFAMSFIKEKNRYSYRRAVKLFKQMKTGSKKSGKVDFWNKYIDTVREKNRRLRALMEEMEKGNLNL, from the coding sequence ATGAATATGACTGTCGAACGTGTATCCTACTTGCACGAAAATGAAATAAATGAATTTATGAATGCAATTAAACATGCCCTGAGGCCAGATATTGAGTCCAATGCACTGGAAGTCAGACGCGCGGTGGCTCTTGTCAGAAATGGTGCCACCAATTCCTATAGATATGCGCCATCTGAAGGCGCAGTAATAGCGACCCTCCTTGGCGTAGATTCAGAAAATGTTCGCCTTTCTTTCAATAATGTGGATGCGAATTGTACATGTGGATACGCTGGCTGGTGCTCGCACCGTGTCGCAGTTGTATTTCACCTTTATTCACAGCACAAATCACTGAATGATTGGCTCCACGAATGGCGTAGAACTGAATCACAACAGATGGCACTGTCAATTGCGGAACGTACCCCTGATGCATGGATTGATGTCCTGACACGCTTAACCCAACCGCTCCGTACCATTGATATGGCGGAGAATCCCGGAGTGTTCATCCATGAATCTACTATAGTAAATCAAAAAGCGACCCCGTTAATTCCGTTTGAATATGAATGGAAACCGCTTTTCGAACTTTATTATCGATTACATGTACTGGACGCTGGATGGGCGTATGTAAAAAGTCATCTTAGTGCCGAACCCACTTCTTTTTTCTACGGGAAATGGTATGTACAAAACTGGCTGACAGAACAGCTCGGAAAGCTAAATGATAGCGTCAACGCAATCGGTGCAAAACCAAAATTGTTTGAAGCAGATGCTTTCCATGAACGTGTGAAAGATCTCGTTCGAACATTTGCCCTTGGAAATTCTGGACTCTTCCAAGAGAGGTTCCACGTCTATCGCCTTTTTTGGCAGCAGCTATTTCCATTCCGAGCTGCCAGAGATGCCGAACTAACAATCCTTACGAATGAAGATTCGGAGGAAGCACGAATCTTCATCGCCTTTTTCCACTTGATTCAAGGAGAACATGATGAATTGTCGGAACTCGTTAATCACGTAACGGCTGCTAATGTTGCAACTTGGCTACCGCTTGCAAAACTAGCGGAAAATAATGAAGAAACAGACGCGCTAGCTATTATAATGCATGCGTTATTACCCTTCATTGGCGATTACGTAAACGAATCTGTTTTACTCTCTTCTCGACCTGCATTCGTCCGGGATATCGACGGTTTATTTGAAGCCGCTGATTTTTCGGAAGAATTACGTGAAAGTATGTTTGCGCAATACGGTGAACCCGGCGTCGATGTTTACGCTGACTTTTTGGTTGAGCGTGAACGGTTCGGCGAATGGGCTGCTCTCATGCATAGATATGGCGTTTCATATGAAGGTGCAGAAGCGGGCGGTTTAAAAGTCGCGCTAGCTTCGGATCCGTCAGCCGTCATGCCTCTACTCCATACGTTTGCTATGAGTTTCATCAAAGAAAAGAACCGGTACAGCTATCGTCGTGCCGTCAAACTGTTTAAACAAATGAAAACTGGCTCGAAGAAAAGTGGGAAAGTTGACTTTTGGAATAAATATATTGATACAGTGCGTGAAAAAAACCGTAGGCTACGCGCATTGATGGAAGAGATGGAGAAAGGGAATTTGAACTTATGA
- a CDS encoding DEAD/DEAH box helicase: MTGTFTLNRLIRISIRLMEDGLFSIAAEDDRGVAVDPDELVSFLFFNNERALYGLLANMDDEVTYLQADQLLNVFSVMHPYVTFEGLTDEDDTQLASIREATSAWTDPNLWNFAEVEGTTIRFDGSKAGISEGAAAVISQAVSSKLATSAINPDLLASLLPHLRLYGWPGESASTMPISVAFRLTEPEAMTDTEWLLETVIIGERGAHWTPAARKVNAPAADALPAKWRPYADEVVKKQSEMTSFLGSVDLASSESFLSTPMSDPEVRTFIKEDLPLLQSFGYPVILPAWLKSVTESKMRIRTNAGIQSYKSATGLDEVLSFDWNFSLAGNPIDRDSFRKLVDENREYIRSGDEWFHIDPLWLRKIRDLMDRADAGEWTVKDLLFQDLPEEIVPLEEDEDIDDPLFAFTMQQSLRGYMEMLSDKKGLPTAGISKDLQAELRPYQQDGYNWLIFMRDNSFGACLADDMGLGKTIQLITYLLNIHSRPDTDSPSLIVCPTSVLGNWQKEIERFAPSLSVHTHYGPLRAKDESFKALIGQLKPDVVLTTYGTASQDGEMLAETEFASITLDEAQNIKNMQTKQSRVIRKLRGKHHIALTGTPIENRLSELWAIFDFIHKGYFGSYRKFTDNFIIPIERDDSEADKRKLRAKIRPFLLRRTKSDPDLQLNLPKKLEQNEYCPLTTEQAALYESFLEETKFKLQTLTGFEKKGLILKMLSRLKQLCNHPALFLKEPHAPAVQLLSRSNKLDLIVSMAAEIASNKEQCLIFTQYIGMGQLIRQCLSELHGIDVPFLTGSMPKGQRDRLVEAFQEGEFPIFILSLKAGGTGLNLTGANHVLHADRWWNPAVENQATDRAYRIGQTKFVHVHKFVTIGTIEEKIDKMLVEKAALSADLIQSSQWLSDLSETELDDLLSFGD; the protein is encoded by the coding sequence ATGACCGGAACATTTACATTGAACCGCCTTATTCGCATTAGCATCCGCTTGATGGAAGACGGACTATTTTCCATTGCCGCTGAAGATGATAGAGGGGTAGCAGTTGACCCGGATGAACTTGTTTCCTTCCTATTCTTCAACAATGAACGAGCACTGTACGGACTTCTTGCAAATATGGATGACGAAGTTACCTATTTACAGGCAGACCAGCTTCTAAACGTCTTTTCTGTTATGCACCCCTATGTTACGTTCGAAGGATTGACGGACGAAGACGATACTCAGCTGGCTTCCATTCGTGAGGCAACTAGCGCCTGGACCGACCCTAATTTATGGAACTTTGCAGAAGTAGAAGGAACTACTATCCGATTTGACGGTAGCAAAGCGGGCATATCAGAAGGTGCTGCAGCTGTTATCAGCCAGGCAGTCAGTAGCAAACTTGCCACTTCTGCTATCAATCCGGATTTGCTAGCTTCACTGCTGCCCCATTTACGGCTGTACGGCTGGCCCGGCGAATCCGCCTCCACCATGCCAATCAGTGTCGCTTTCCGTTTGACTGAACCAGAAGCTATGACAGATACGGAATGGCTTCTTGAAACGGTTATTATCGGCGAACGCGGTGCGCATTGGACGCCTGCCGCCCGAAAGGTGAATGCTCCTGCCGCTGATGCTCTTCCTGCAAAATGGAGACCCTACGCAGATGAAGTTGTGAAAAAGCAATCCGAGATGACATCATTTCTCGGCTCCGTGGATCTTGCTTCAAGCGAAAGCTTTTTGTCCACTCCAATGTCTGATCCGGAAGTACGGACGTTCATTAAAGAAGACCTTCCCCTGCTTCAATCGTTCGGCTATCCTGTTATCCTGCCTGCATGGCTGAAATCGGTGACAGAATCGAAAATGCGTATTCGAACGAACGCGGGTATACAATCGTATAAATCTGCTACCGGCTTGGACGAAGTACTGTCCTTCGATTGGAATTTTTCACTTGCTGGTAATCCAATTGACCGGGATTCATTTCGGAAACTTGTCGATGAAAACCGTGAATACATTCGCTCTGGTGACGAATGGTTCCATATCGATCCGCTATGGCTTAGAAAAATCCGTGATTTGATGGATCGTGCGGATGCTGGGGAATGGACTGTTAAAGATCTGCTCTTCCAAGACTTGCCTGAAGAGATTGTCCCTCTAGAAGAGGACGAGGATATTGATGACCCACTTTTCGCTTTCACAATGCAACAATCACTTCGAGGTTATATGGAAATGCTGTCCGATAAAAAAGGTCTTCCAACAGCCGGAATTTCAAAAGATTTACAGGCCGAACTTCGGCCATACCAGCAAGACGGTTATAACTGGCTTATCTTCATGCGTGATAATAGTTTTGGTGCGTGCCTTGCCGATGATATGGGACTCGGAAAGACGATTCAGCTTATCACTTATTTATTAAATATCCATTCTAGACCAGATACAGATTCACCTTCGCTCATCGTCTGCCCAACGAGTGTTCTCGGAAACTGGCAGAAAGAAATCGAACGGTTTGCTCCATCACTTTCAGTCCATACACATTACGGACCGTTGCGAGCAAAAGACGAAAGCTTTAAAGCACTCATTGGTCAACTGAAACCAGACGTCGTTCTTACAACGTACGGTACCGCTTCACAGGATGGTGAGATGTTAGCAGAAACGGAATTTGCCAGCATTACGCTGGATGAAGCGCAAAACATCAAGAACATGCAAACGAAGCAGTCCCGCGTCATCCGTAAGCTCCGTGGTAAGCATCATATCGCACTAACTGGCACACCGATTGAGAACCGTTTATCGGAGCTGTGGGCGATTTTCGACTTTATCCACAAAGGGTATTTCGGCAGTTACCGAAAATTCACGGACAACTTCATCATTCCAATTGAACGTGACGATTCTGAAGCAGACAAACGGAAGCTACGAGCAAAAATCCGTCCCTTCCTGCTACGCAGAACGAAGAGTGATCCTGATTTACAGCTCAATCTCCCTAAAAAACTTGAGCAAAATGAATATTGTCCTTTAACGACTGAACAGGCTGCCTTGTATGAAAGTTTCCTAGAAGAAACGAAATTCAAATTGCAGACACTTACCGGTTTTGAAAAGAAAGGCCTTATTTTAAAAATGCTTAGCCGATTAAAGCAGCTCTGTAACCATCCAGCCTTGTTCCTGAAAGAGCCTCATGCTCCAGCAGTACAATTGCTGTCTAGGTCCAATAAATTAGACCTAATTGTGTCAATGGCAGCTGAAATCGCTTCAAATAAAGAACAATGCCTTATCTTCACGCAATACATTGGCATGGGGCAACTTATCCGTCAATGCTTGTCAGAACTGCATGGAATTGATGTGCCATTTTTGACGGGTAGTATGCCAAAAGGACAGCGTGACCGGCTTGTCGAGGCTTTCCAAGAAGGGGAATTTCCTATTTTCATCTTATCGTTGAAGGCAGGTGGAACTGGATTGAACTTGACTGGTGCAAACCATGTATTACATGCTGATAGATGGTGGAATCCCGCAGTCGAAAATCAGGCTACCGACCGTGCATACCGCATAGGTCAGACGAAATTTGTCCATGTCCATAAGTTTGTGACGATAGGAACAATTGAAGAAAAAATCGACAAGATGCTTGTTGAGAAAGCTGCACTGTCCGCGGATCTCATTCAGTCAAGTCAATGGCTGTCTGACTTATCCGAAACGGAACTGGACGACTTGTTATCGTTCGGCGACTGA
- a CDS encoding single-stranded DNA-binding protein, with amino-acid sequence MNQVALVGRITKDPILRKVSEGRVQTSFVLAVNRNFKNQKGEVETDFVLCTMWGKAAENTAKHCGKGSLVGVGGRIQSRSYERADKSRVYVTEVIGEDVRFILTKKRSNDNLYSEQVGSMTLPVEGKGDAEHFNLPNRETAGLPIF; translated from the coding sequence TTGAATCAAGTCGCACTTGTTGGGAGAATCACGAAAGATCCTATTTTGAGAAAAGTATCTGAAGGAAGGGTACAAACAAGTTTTGTACTCGCCGTGAACCGCAATTTTAAAAATCAAAAAGGAGAAGTGGAGACAGATTTTGTACTTTGTACGATGTGGGGAAAGGCAGCGGAGAATACTGCAAAACACTGTGGCAAAGGATCTTTGGTGGGTGTGGGCGGAAGAATTCAGTCTAGGTCCTATGAACGTGCAGACAAGAGTAGAGTGTACGTAACAGAGGTAATTGGTGAAGATGTACGGTTCATTTTAACAAAAAAACGTAGCAATGATAACCTGTACAGTGAACAGGTAGGTAGCATGACGTTGCCGGTGGAAGGAAAAGGGGATGCTGAGCATTTCAATCTCCCAAATCGTGAAACGGCAGGACTACCGATTTTTTAA
- a CDS encoding YwpF family protein, with protein MKTFKMLSVGILEEDRVQDFPLIDGIIINQENSHRMWILEMFIDKGHQSIFEKWMADETLLEAKVVISYPENEPAAFRVAVKGVKMIGENVSVLLKGRLKRARAQYAEQLLEELIDEGMGGADLLQRFESDMRSRPRLKKDKESSSNLS; from the coding sequence ATGAAAACTTTCAAAATGTTGTCAGTCGGAATATTAGAGGAAGATCGTGTGCAGGATTTTCCACTCATCGACGGAATCATTATCAACCAGGAGAACAGTCACCGTATGTGGATACTGGAGATGTTCATCGATAAGGGACATCAATCCATCTTTGAAAAATGGATGGCTGATGAAACATTGCTTGAAGCGAAGGTCGTTATTTCTTATCCTGAAAATGAGCCCGCTGCTTTCCGCGTTGCTGTTAAAGGGGTTAAGATGATAGGTGAAAATGTTTCCGTGTTACTGAAAGGCCGATTGAAACGAGCACGTGCGCAATATGCAGAACAGCTGTTAGAGGAATTGATTGACGAGGGGATGGGCGGTGCTGATTTGCTGCAACGTTTCGAGTCAGATATGCGTTCTCGTCCACGATTGAAGAAGGATAAGGAAAGTTCAAGTAATTTAAGTTAA
- the fabZ gene encoding 3-hydroxyacyl-ACP dehydratase FabZ, producing the protein MLTAEQIQAILPHRYPFLMVDRILEVEEGKRAVGIKNVTINEDFFNGHFPGYPVMPGVLIVEALAQVGAVALLQKEENKGRLAFFAGIDNCRFKRQVTPGDTLKLEVEITRLRGTIGKGKAVATVDGEIACETEITFALGPIV; encoded by the coding sequence ATGTTAACAGCAGAACAGATACAGGCAATATTGCCGCACCGTTACCCATTCCTTATGGTAGACCGGATACTTGAGGTTGAAGAAGGAAAAAGAGCAGTTGGCATAAAAAATGTGACAATTAATGAAGACTTTTTCAATGGACATTTCCCGGGATATCCGGTTATGCCAGGTGTCCTTATTGTAGAAGCGCTTGCACAAGTAGGTGCTGTCGCTTTGTTGCAAAAAGAAGAAAACAAAGGACGTCTTGCCTTTTTCGCTGGTATTGACAATTGTCGCTTTAAACGGCAAGTGACGCCGGGCGATACGCTGAAACTTGAAGTGGAAATCACACGACTTCGCGGCACGATTGGTAAAGGAAAAGCTGTCGCAACAGTTGATGGAGAAATCGCATGCGAAACAGAAATTACTTTTGCTCTAGGTCCTATTGTTTAG
- a CDS encoding DNA-directed RNA polymerase subunit beta, producing the protein MTKEKRSDLNPAESKQKDSAPPLIRSTRKEQGRKNSSVEEAPLKKQFWVQIRILPIWLRVVLVLLLLTGAAMFGALVGYSSIGDGESGDVFKKETWTHILDIINGKEL; encoded by the coding sequence ATGACTAAAGAAAAAAGAAGTGACTTGAACCCGGCTGAGTCAAAGCAAAAGGATAGCGCACCGCCTTTAATTCGATCTACTCGTAAAGAACAGGGCCGTAAAAATAGTTCGGTAGAAGAAGCACCGCTAAAAAAACAGTTTTGGGTACAAATTCGCATCCTACCGATTTGGCTTCGAGTAGTACTTGTTCTACTGCTTCTTACCGGTGCAGCAATGTTTGGGGCTTTGGTAGGCTACAGTAGTATTGGCGATGGCGAATCGGGAGATGTTTTTAAAAAAGAAACCTGGACTCATATCCTGGATATTATTAACGGAAAAGAGCTATAA
- a CDS encoding flagellar hook-basal body protein has translation MIRTMTTATNTLSQLQSQIDIIGNNLANVSTHGFKASDAKFQEMLYQQFNNDKADTAPRQSPLGIRYGSGAVLGQSQMNWKAGSLQNTGRELDFALTTPKQYFNVLMPDGGGEKTVYTRQGNFYVSPVANGQLMLVNGEGYPVANSAGLPITFSDNVKNYTVKSGGNLQLTNADGTTQTIELAVTVMERPNLMQRLSATNIALPENLADLGVTQQEVLTELQGAARSEIGMEGQALEASNVNYQKEMTDLISVQRNYQFNARTVTLADQMLGLVNGIR, from the coding sequence ATGATACGCACAATGACGACTGCAACAAATACATTGAGTCAATTGCAAAGTCAGATTGACATAATCGGGAATAATCTCGCGAATGTTTCTACTCATGGCTTTAAAGCGAGTGATGCTAAATTTCAGGAAATGCTATACCAACAATTTAATAATGATAAAGCTGACACTGCACCCCGTCAATCACCACTAGGTATACGTTACGGGTCAGGTGCTGTACTTGGACAATCACAGATGAATTGGAAAGCTGGTTCATTGCAAAATACGGGTCGCGAACTTGATTTTGCACTAACTACGCCAAAACAATATTTTAACGTTCTTATGCCTGATGGAGGTGGGGAAAAAACTGTCTATACACGTCAAGGGAATTTCTATGTTTCTCCAGTTGCAAACGGACAACTTATGCTAGTTAATGGTGAAGGTTATCCAGTCGCGAACAGTGCTGGATTACCTATTACATTTTCCGATAATGTAAAAAATTATACGGTCAAATCGGGTGGAAATCTCCAACTGACAAATGCAGATGGAACGACGCAAACAATCGAGCTTGCTGTGACAGTGATGGAACGTCCTAATCTGATGCAGCGTCTATCGGCAACGAATATTGCCCTGCCAGAAAATCTGGCGGACCTTGGCGTTACGCAACAAGAGGTTTTAACGGAGCTACAAGGTGCTGCGAGAAGTGAAATTGGAATGGAAGGTCAGGCACTCGAAGCATCAAACGTCAACTATCAAAAAGAAATGACGGATCTTATCAGTGTGCAGCGTAATTATCAATTTAATGCGCGGACAGTGACGCTTGCAGATCAGATGCTTGGTCTGGTTAATGGCATTCGATAA
- a CDS encoding flagellar hook-basal body protein produces the protein MFRGFYTVGSGMIAQQRRTEMLANNMANANTPGFKAEQSVIRSFPEMYMSSINTAKIPTENGFQMKGLTPVGSVSTGVYMQETLPLFTQGQLRETELTTDVALIDGRLPIDAETGTQGAVFFRLENEGGSEQYTKNGNFTLDPSGYLTSAGGAYVLDNNGQRIALQNDDFRITDEGVIMDGNTAVATLGVSFAQRPDMLLKQGDGMFVTEGGENLAAADGMADVSYSMQQGYLEGSNVDASRTMTDMLTAYRAFEANQKILQAYDRSMEKAVTEVGRVN, from the coding sequence ATGTTCCGTGGATTTTACACAGTCGGATCAGGGATGATTGCACAGCAACGCAGAACAGAAATGCTGGCGAACAATATGGCGAATGCCAACACGCCAGGTTTTAAGGCAGAGCAATCAGTGATTCGTTCATTCCCTGAAATGTATATGTCGAGCATTAACACTGCAAAAATTCCGACCGAAAATGGTTTCCAAATGAAGGGTTTAACTCCAGTTGGTTCAGTTTCGACGGGCGTTTACATGCAGGAGACTTTGCCATTATTCACGCAGGGGCAATTGCGTGAAACTGAGCTGACGACCGATGTAGCACTGATTGACGGCCGATTACCGATTGATGCAGAAACAGGAACGCAGGGTGCTGTATTCTTCAGACTTGAAAATGAAGGTGGAAGCGAACAATATACGAAAAATGGTAATTTCACACTTGATCCAAGCGGATATTTGACGAGTGCAGGTGGAGCCTATGTGCTTGATAATAACGGGCAGCGGATTGCTTTGCAAAATGATGATTTTCGTATAACGGATGAAGGTGTAATTATGGATGGGAACACGGCTGTCGCAACACTCGGTGTTTCATTCGCACAGCGTCCTGACATGCTCCTGAAGCAAGGAGATGGCATGTTCGTGACAGAAGGCGGAGAAAACCTTGCGGCCGCAGACGGCATGGCAGATGTTTCCTACTCGATGCAGCAAGGTTATCTTGAAGGCTCGAACGTCGATGCCTCGCGAACGATGACGGACATGCTTACTGCATATCGTGCATTCGAGGCAAATCAAAAAATTCTCCAAGCCTATGATCGTAGCATGGAAAAAGCGGTAACGGAAGTCGGACGAGTCAACTAA
- a CDS encoding rod shape-determining protein: MFAKDIGIDLGTANVLIHVKGKGIVLNEPSVVAIDRKTHKVLAVGEEARQMVGRTPANIIAIRPMKDGVIADFDLTEAMLSHFINKLDVKGFLSKPRILICCPTNITSVEQKAIRQAAEKAGGKKIYLEEEPKVAAIGAGMDIFQPSGNMVVDIGGGTTDVAVLSMGDIVTSRSIKVAGDTFDNDITQYIKREYKLFIGERTAENIKFNVGTVSPGGRKEQMDIRGRDMVSGLPRTITIHSDEVALALKESIYMLVQAAKSVLEKTPPELSADIIDRGVFLTGGGALLHGIDQLLSDELKVPVFVSDFPLDCVAIGTGILLENMDKISSRN, from the coding sequence ATGTTTGCAAAAGATATTGGAATTGACCTCGGTACGGCCAACGTCTTAATACACGTTAAAGGAAAAGGGATTGTTTTAAACGAACCCTCAGTCGTGGCAATAGATAGGAAAACGCATAAAGTACTGGCAGTCGGAGAAGAAGCAAGACAAATGGTTGGTAGGACGCCCGCCAATATCATTGCAATTAGACCTATGAAAGATGGGGTAATCGCTGATTTTGATTTAACGGAAGCTATGCTAAGCCACTTCATCAATAAATTGGATGTTAAAGGATTTTTATCAAAACCGAGAATTCTTATTTGTTGTCCAACAAATATAACGAGTGTAGAACAGAAGGCCATTCGACAAGCCGCTGAAAAAGCGGGCGGTAAGAAAATCTACCTTGAAGAAGAACCGAAAGTTGCGGCAATCGGAGCAGGAATGGATATTTTCCAACCGAGCGGTAACATGGTTGTCGATATCGGTGGGGGCACAACAGATGTAGCTGTTCTATCGATGGGAGACATCGTTACATCGCGCTCTATAAAAGTGGCCGGAGATACTTTTGATAACGATATTACACAATATATTAAACGTGAATATAAATTGTTTATCGGGGAACGAACTGCAGAAAACATTAAATTCAATGTTGGTACGGTTTCCCCTGGAGGACGTAAAGAACAGATGGACATAAGAGGACGTGACATGGTTTCGGGACTTCCCCGCACAATTACAATTCATTCCGACGAAGTCGCTTTAGCATTGAAAGAATCAATCTATATGCTTGTCCAAGCAGCGAAAAGTGTTCTAGAAAAAACACCACCAGAATTGTCAGCTGATATTATCGATCGCGGCGTATTTCTTACTGGGGGCGGTGCGTTACTGCATGGCATCGACCAATTACTCTCTGATGAATTGAAAGTACCGGTGTTCGTTTCAGATTTCCCGCTCGACTGCGTTGCAATCGGGACAGGCATTTTATTGGAGAATATGGACAAGATCTCTAGTCGTAATTAA
- a CDS encoding sporulation transcriptional regulator SpoIIID produces the protein MHEQIRRRCVRLGKMLLETGLTVRALAKATGYSKSTVHKDLTERLPKVDVALSEEVVKILAYHKSVRHLRGGEATRIKWMNETKKVGSS, from the coding sequence GTGCACGAGCAAATACGGAGGCGATGCGTGCGCCTCGGAAAAATGTTGCTGGAAACTGGACTTACCGTACGGGCGTTAGCAAAAGCGACTGGCTATTCGAAAAGTACGGTCCACAAAGATTTGACAGAACGTTTGCCTAAAGTCGATGTGGCACTGTCTGAAGAAGTCGTTAAAATACTTGCCTATCATAAGTCTGTCAGACATTTACGGGGCGGCGAGGCGACTAGAATCAAGTGGATGAATGAAACGAAAAAAGTTGGAAGCAGTTAG
- a CDS encoding M23 family metallopeptidase has product MREEKPKAPSQKNKSAKTKSWFWPIVYSGIAIVFVGMIWGYNAFMKDDAPGFAGDAAKETKDGLIVETNAEKETPKYPFTEALLDEVAIVQDYYDVDAEEAMRESAMLVFNQQYVTNTGVTISVQGKTFEVVASLSGTVEDVVLDPFKGDEIILSHADGLKTIYRSVSGILVKKGEEVDQGQVLATAAENEWNSTVGIHLNFEIQKDGLAVNPRSYLAF; this is encoded by the coding sequence ATGCGAGAAGAAAAACCGAAAGCCCCTTCTCAGAAGAACAAAAGTGCAAAGACGAAAAGCTGGTTTTGGCCAATAGTCTATTCCGGTATCGCAATAGTCTTCGTTGGCATGATCTGGGGTTATAATGCATTCATGAAAGACGATGCCCCAGGTTTTGCAGGCGATGCAGCGAAGGAAACGAAAGATGGATTGATTGTCGAAACAAACGCGGAAAAGGAGACGCCAAAATATCCATTTACTGAAGCTCTCCTAGACGAAGTGGCAATTGTGCAAGATTATTATGATGTAGATGCAGAAGAGGCAATGCGTGAAAGTGCAATGCTCGTATTCAATCAGCAATACGTGACGAACACAGGCGTGACCATTTCAGTACAGGGCAAGACGTTCGAAGTCGTCGCTTCATTGAGCGGCACAGTGGAGGATGTCGTGCTAGACCCATTTAAAGGTGATGAAATCATACTTTCTCATGCAGATGGGTTGAAAACAATCTATCGATCCGTCTCAGGTATTCTCGTTAAAAAAGGTGAAGAGGTGGACCAGGGTCAAGTACTCGCCACCGCTGCAGAAAACGAATGGAATAGTACAGTCGGTATCCACCTTAATTTCGAAATACAAAAAGATGGGCTAGCCGTCAATCCGCGCTCATATCTTGCATTTTAA
- the spoIID gene encoding stage II sporulation protein D gives MDKLLTALFIILLFFIPILLRETPAKVTEPEEKKVELCPIDITIVGEDKPIPLEEYVVGVVAAEMPVKFQEEALKAQAIAARTYALQTTDNGKKPIAATVSAQVYSSEAKRKERWGKEFKRNEKKVRAAVEATAGDTIVYKDKIISAMFFSTSNGKTETAQNFSGNDIPYLQSVESPGEGDVEAKVERTAEMTLAKWNKTIGGKWDADSFRSLQLVRNPTGRVQKVVTTEFEASGREMRDLLGLASTDFDIAFDLTNKVVHLTTTGYGHGVGMSQYGAEAYAQKGWTAERILLHYYTGTQIKKITLLDSQCLKTPSLANNSE, from the coding sequence ATGGACAAACTACTAACAGCATTATTCATCATACTCTTATTTTTTATCCCTATTTTATTGAGGGAGACGCCTGCAAAAGTCACTGAACCCGAAGAAAAGAAAGTTGAACTTTGCCCCATAGACATTACTATTGTCGGTGAGGACAAGCCAATTCCACTTGAAGAGTATGTAGTAGGAGTCGTCGCAGCTGAAATGCCAGTTAAGTTTCAGGAGGAGGCACTAAAAGCTCAAGCAATTGCGGCCCGTACATATGCACTTCAGACTACGGATAACGGCAAAAAGCCAATTGCTGCTACTGTTTCTGCACAGGTCTATTCTTCAGAGGCGAAACGGAAAGAGCGATGGGGGAAAGAGTTTAAGCGTAATGAAAAGAAAGTTCGCGCAGCAGTGGAAGCGACTGCGGGAGATACAATTGTTTATAAAGACAAAATAATATCAGCCATGTTTTTTTCAACATCAAATGGGAAGACTGAGACAGCGCAAAACTTTAGTGGTAATGATATTCCATATCTACAAAGTGTAGAAAGTCCAGGAGAAGGGGACGTTGAGGCAAAGGTAGAACGTACAGCCGAAATGACGCTTGCCAAATGGAATAAAACAATCGGTGGCAAATGGGATGCCGATAGTTTTAGATCCCTACAACTTGTACGCAATCCAACTGGCCGTGTCCAAAAAGTCGTAACTACTGAATTTGAGGCGAGTGGTAGAGAAATGCGTGATTTGTTAGGACTGGCATCAACAGACTTTGATATCGCATTTGATCTGACGAATAAAGTCGTACACCTAACAACGACAGGATATGGACACGGAGTTGGCATGAGTCAATACGGAGCAGAGGCATACGCTCAGAAAGGATGGACAGCCGAGAGGATTCTTTTACACTATTACACAGGCACTCAAATAAAAAAAATCACATTACTTGATTCCCAATGTTTAAAAACTCCTTCACTTGCAAATAATAGCGAGTGA